ATCAAGGTTTGCAACAACCTTTTTAGACATCCCTTGATTCTCAAGGGGCAATGACAAAGAGTATGAGGGGGTTCTTATATAAATCTTCGGAATCACTGTTTCTGAAGCTATCCTCTCCTGCCCCAATTAAGCCTGTTCCATAGCCTTTCGTGGAGGTAGTAGAAGATGAGCTTTGCAATAACCTCAAAAGCCCCTACTCCCAAGGATATCCTGACATTTCCTGTAAATGTAAACACTATTGTGATGGTAATCAGTGTTGCCAATACT
The sequence above is drawn from the Candidatus Nanoarchaeia archaeon genome and encodes:
- a CDS encoding DUF2061 domain-containing protein; translated protein: MDHHKRTLAKTISWRVLATLITITIVFTFTGNVRISLGVGAFEVIAKLIFYYLHERLWNRLNWGRRG